One window from the genome of Acinetobacter lanii encodes:
- a CDS encoding pilus assembly protein, whose translation MKTLNKKVLSATVSALMTLGLCGSMLAFASDIEIYKDAQKGKTSILLMLDTSGSMGISSLVLPKNNLYGSPGDVDKSLCGRVEVDEKTSGSATYKIYEWAYNLKAPNTNHTAIKKTVTIGTTVIPYYVRGCTKDGITQYDRLSRLKDAILPLLASNELDDNVIMGLGQFSSKTELTIGTASNRLTDGHSGRILVANKPLDNNQRIKIAQEIALIKSLDTTTNEDGTPNANLKLSSSNYPNVTKASSGTPTAHAYAEAGAYMMGAGTGNAGTNTGKVSTIYDGYMVMQNGTSQVYFNCVEVGNTNTTTLGATVKQCVNNWPAYDSANKTVTTGTISGKVYKPDGKGGWLQVYTQNAFKSEVGNMESGWETFSKLPLGWRYGGWMRVANEPLDIEPIVGTVWTGYAGGTIGIVSYRTNPFLVSGTIDSLIGGFAFSNSTDIKNGAVYRAGGSTNVCDGNGIYFLTDGAPNSTKDDMAKTIMNQTLGTNYQFLGKPSGTGVLVSPTLQSGLFAGETGGWEYIGEYAKKMRNRTSSNDTQKNQMDMNIKTAVVGFGSSFAGMSKNADGTFNCDSAPNLDAKNACLWGSSEYGDGGFYYAENSEDIKKSIIDFVKKTEVTIDPVATGSPSIPVDSLNPVQLQPYGYYSSFTPKPQEKYQLWVGNLNKYDIYNGELGRITAKDGEGNIKFTSLITSTGAINQNIEGLWSGGALQQLKLGTSLAQTSKRRILTNRVIDAAGVVNEKNSLAEVNLLSLFGVNDQADYANDPAKNYWLNLLGYKVDIEDTALSLQDLLRKSELRQIGSVMHSTPLLLTQEGKIEYAHGEISTNARKDYLMFGSTQGVLHVLNGHGEEVFAFVPHEMMEKQKEAFIAENLSNGGKEHLFYGIDGPWTAFTQYVSKADGTLTVHDAERKKTDDSDSLNVKGLQWVYGGLRMGGRSYYALDLSDIEKPSLKFHIDPDAQDASLALQQMGQSWSKPTLAYVKWKGEKKLVMFVGGGYDTAYEQALNNPNTSKGNGVYMFDAENGELLWWASSTAATGADQQTLHNDLKYSVVTQINAIDRDADGLVDHLYFGDLGGQAFRVDLDNSQQDAKNFAKRVVLLFSQHRDVGTSPRFYEMPSISVHKEDGDYFVVAAFSSGNRSSPLVDHANSANDGVFVVFDNDVTRADLLNSNTLITQNVTLDSLVLSTGISRKNSNGQYNGGWKYHYSDIAGRYKGMNELYALDNMLYVNVFDKDGAGIGGSCGAGVTGDSHLYQFCLPSGKCDFYPSTITKPYSVKLGAGILGTGFGQGYNNANNTVGLVVNRDDATGSDCMKPENKNLPQCQIFNNKVSLKQLRWYESQ comes from the coding sequence ATGAAAACTTTGAATAAAAAAGTACTTTCAGCAACTGTATCCGCACTAATGACTTTGGGTTTATGCGGTAGTATGTTGGCCTTTGCCAGTGATATTGAAATCTATAAAGATGCTCAAAAAGGTAAAACTTCTATCCTGCTTATGCTTGATACTTCAGGAAGTATGGGAATTAGCTCTTTGGTTCTGCCCAAAAATAATTTATATGGTAGCCCGGGCGATGTTGATAAGTCGCTGTGCGGACGTGTAGAGGTCGATGAGAAAACCAGTGGATCTGCAACGTATAAAATATATGAATGGGCTTATAATTTAAAAGCACCGAACACCAATCATACAGCCATTAAAAAGACGGTCACGATTGGTACGACTGTAATTCCATATTATGTTCGTGGTTGTACTAAGGATGGTATTACGCAATATGATCGTCTTTCACGTTTAAAAGATGCAATCCTGCCATTACTGGCCAGTAATGAGTTAGACGATAATGTCATTATGGGATTGGGCCAGTTTTCTTCAAAAACTGAATTGACTATTGGTACTGCTTCTAATCGATTAACCGATGGACATTCTGGTCGAATTTTGGTCGCCAATAAGCCTCTAGATAACAATCAACGTATCAAAATTGCTCAAGAAATTGCGCTTATAAAATCACTTGACACAACAACAAATGAGGATGGCACACCAAATGCTAATCTGAAGTTATCAAGTAGTAACTATCCAAATGTAACGAAAGCATCCAGTGGTACACCCACTGCACACGCATATGCAGAAGCGGGTGCCTACATGATGGGTGCTGGGACAGGCAATGCTGGTACAAATACTGGCAAAGTTTCAACCATTTATGATGGCTATATGGTGATGCAAAATGGAACATCACAAGTCTATTTTAACTGTGTTGAAGTAGGGAACACGAATACCACAACATTGGGTGCAACGGTAAAGCAATGTGTAAATAATTGGCCTGCATATGATAGTGCTAATAAGACGGTAACTACCGGAACGATATCAGGGAAAGTGTACAAGCCTGATGGTAAAGGAGGGTGGTTGCAGGTTTATACTCAAAATGCCTTCAAAAGCGAAGTGGGTAATATGGAGTCAGGTTGGGAGACCTTCAGCAAACTACCTTTGGGTTGGCGCTATGGGGGGTGGATGAGAGTGGCAAATGAACCCTTAGATATTGAGCCAATCGTAGGCACTGTTTGGACAGGATATGCTGGCGGTACAATTGGCATTGTATCTTATCGAACCAATCCATTTTTGGTGAGTGGAACGATAGATAGTTTAATTGGTGGATTTGCTTTCTCTAACTCAACCGATATTAAGAATGGTGCAGTCTATAGGGCTGGCGGCTCAACAAATGTTTGTGATGGTAATGGCATCTACTTTTTAACGGATGGTGCACCCAATTCCACCAAAGATGACATGGCTAAAACCATTATGAATCAAACTTTAGGTACCAATTATCAATTTTTAGGTAAACCTTCAGGAACTGGAGTATTGGTGTCCCCAACCCTACAATCAGGTTTATTTGCTGGAGAGACTGGGGGGTGGGAATATATTGGTGAATATGCAAAAAAAATGCGTAATCGAACCAGTAGCAATGATACACAAAAAAATCAAATGGATATGAATATCAAAACTGCAGTAGTCGGTTTTGGATCGTCATTTGCAGGTATGTCAAAGAATGCTGATGGCACCTTTAATTGTGATTCAGCGCCTAATCTAGATGCTAAAAATGCATGTCTATGGGGAAGCTCTGAATACGGTGATGGCGGATTCTATTATGCAGAAAATTCAGAAGATATTAAAAAAAGTATCATTGATTTCGTAAAAAAGACCGAAGTTACGATTGATCCTGTTGCAACCGGGTCTCCCTCTATTCCTGTAGATAGTTTAAATCCTGTTCAACTACAGCCCTATGGATACTATTCTTCATTCACACCGAAGCCACAAGAAAAATATCAACTGTGGGTGGGTAATTTAAATAAATACGATATTTATAATGGCGAATTAGGTCGAATAACAGCTAAAGATGGTGAAGGCAACATTAAATTTACATCTTTAATCACCTCAACTGGAGCAATCAATCAAAATATAGAGGGTCTATGGAGCGGTGGCGCCCTACAACAACTCAAATTGGGCACCAGCTTAGCTCAAACTTCAAAGCGTAGAATTTTAACCAATAGAGTCATAGATGCTGCGGGTGTTGTGAATGAAAAAAATAGCTTAGCAGAAGTAAATTTATTGAGTCTATTTGGTGTCAATGATCAGGCTGACTATGCTAATGATCCAGCAAAAAACTACTGGTTAAACCTGCTTGGTTATAAAGTTGATATCGAAGATACCGCATTAAGTCTGCAAGATTTATTGAGAAAAAGTGAATTACGTCAAATAGGTAGTGTGATGCACTCTACGCCATTGTTGCTTACCCAAGAAGGAAAAATTGAATACGCTCATGGAGAGATAAGCACGAATGCTCGTAAAGACTATTTAATGTTTGGCAGTACTCAGGGTGTCTTGCATGTTTTAAATGGTCATGGTGAGGAAGTCTTTGCTTTTGTTCCCCATGAAATGATGGAAAAGCAAAAGGAAGCATTTATCGCTGAAAATCTGAGCAATGGCGGTAAGGAACATTTATTTTATGGGATTGATGGGCCATGGACTGCATTTACTCAATACGTTTCAAAAGCTGATGGAACGCTGACCGTGCACGATGCAGAGCGTAAAAAAACCGATGATAGTGATAGTCTCAATGTCAAAGGACTACAATGGGTCTACGGCGGTTTACGCATGGGGGGGCGTAGTTATTACGCATTAGACCTGTCTGATATTGAAAAACCGAGTCTAAAATTTCATATCGACCCGGATGCTCAAGATGCATCTTTAGCCTTACAGCAAATGGGGCAAAGTTGGTCAAAACCGACTCTTGCTTATGTTAAATGGAAAGGTGAGAAAAAATTGGTCATGTTTGTTGGAGGTGGCTATGACACTGCATATGAACAAGCACTGAATAACCCAAATACCTCAAAAGGCAATGGGGTGTATATGTTCGATGCTGAAAATGGCGAATTACTGTGGTGGGCAAGTTCGACTGCTGCGACAGGAGCAGACCAACAAACTCTTCACAACGATTTAAAATATAGTGTAGTCACTCAAATCAATGCCATAGATCGAGATGCAGATGGTCTAGTCGATCATTTGTATTTCGGTGACTTGGGTGGTCAAGCATTTCGAGTAGATTTAGACAATAGCCAACAAGATGCTAAAAACTTTGCAAAAAGAGTAGTGCTTCTTTTTAGTCAGCACCGAGATGTTGGAACTAGTCCTCGTTTTTATGAAATGCCAAGTATTTCAGTCCATAAAGAGGATGGAGACTATTTTGTTGTTGCCGCATTTAGTTCAGGTAATCGTAGTTCACCATTGGTTGATCACGCCAATAGTGCCAATGACGGTGTTTTTGTCGTATTTGATAATGATGTGACCCGTGCTGATTTGCTTAATAGCAATACTTTAATTACACAGAATGTGACTTTAGACTCGTTAGTGTTAAGTACAGGCATCTCTCGTAAAAATAGTAACGGTCAATACAACGGAGGATGGAAATATCATTATTCTGACATTGCCGGGCGTTATAAGGGGATGAATGAATTATACGCGCTCGATAATATGCTCTACGTCAATGTTTTTGATAAGGATGGAGCAGGTATTGGCGGATCATGTGGTGCTGGTGTAACAGGCGACTCTCATCTTTATCAATTCTGTTTACCATCTGGAAAGTGTGATTTTTATCCTTCAACGATCACTAAGCCTTACTCAGTAAAACTAGGTGCAGGTATTTTAGGAACCGGCTTTGGTCAAGGCTATAATAATGCAAACAATACAGTCGGCTTGGTTGTTAATCGGGATGATGCCACTGGGTCGGATTGTATGAAACCTGAAAATAAAAATTTGCCACAGTGTCAGATTTTTAATAATAAAGTCAGCTTAAAACAGCTTCGTTGGTATGAATCTCAATAG
- a CDS encoding pilus assembly protein PilX, with protein MIEQRGSTLIVTLIILLLIVLVGTMAVRSGILGLRLATNSQIQILLLENSNAALFNIEDPNQISRQLAQDGMFSYFNAADHATDELVFCYRASENNFFSMSKASAISHSGDISKIGLDGFCKANQFSTGRSAIISQVYIKKNLESAVPFSHFASGTSLGQSNLPVVSNHISVTVISTLPSFAHVSTAEIEQCFKKLSSEVSVCFSNLSIPYNTQHADYVVGGKPELVS; from the coding sequence ATGATTGAACAAAGAGGTTCTACACTGATTGTCACCTTGATTATTCTTCTACTCATCGTGTTAGTTGGAACAATGGCGGTTCGCTCAGGGATTTTAGGATTAAGGTTAGCCACCAATAGTCAGATTCAAATCTTACTCTTAGAAAATAGTAATGCAGCTCTATTTAATATCGAAGATCCAAATCAAATTTCAAGGCAACTCGCACAGGATGGCATGTTCAGCTATTTTAATGCCGCGGATCATGCGACAGATGAATTGGTGTTTTGTTATCGGGCTTCTGAAAATAATTTTTTCTCCATGAGTAAAGCCAGTGCAATTTCTCATTCTGGAGACATTTCTAAGATTGGCTTGGATGGGTTTTGCAAGGCAAATCAATTTTCAACTGGACGCTCTGCGATTATTTCTCAAGTGTATATCAAGAAAAATTTAGAGAGCGCAGTGCCTTTTTCACACTTTGCCTCAGGTACTAGTCTTGGTCAAAGTAATTTGCCTGTGGTATCGAATCATATCAGTGTGACTGTCATATCCACACTTCCTAGTTTCGCACATGTTTCAACAGCTGAAATAGAGCAATGTTTTAAAAAATTATCTTCTGAAGTATCAGTATGCTTTTCGAATCTGAGTATTCCATATAACACACAACATGCAGATTATGTGGTGGGTGGAAAACCAGAATTAGTGTCTTAG
- a CDS encoding PilW family protein: MNKPQSGFTLIELMIAMVLGLIIVAAGTAVFLNAQRSMGVQIGVGEVQQNANFGLSQLTHDLRHANLNVPTEQRVNNKDTGSGIIFNLNNLPARLSGTDVNLLSKQAKDEDVTQSKSDQITIQFMPQYRVEETLDKSSDEQASQAGSIVTKSGIYNCEGNEIKFEIKRTNNEDTQSSALKPIIVQRYFLQALPQTTVEIQKNTDKRYALYCDYGYYSNDDTQIQGLGENAQVLMRDIDAFRIQLGVQAPNKNLSYMSIDQYIKLMPDSIKHSSEFYNVISIEVGLLARAHSALASPEAQLNKQVSFQLAGSEIELDLMKTSVSQLRQVISQAVGLRNTLGAIS; the protein is encoded by the coding sequence ATGAATAAACCGCAGTCTGGATTTACTTTGATTGAACTCATGATCGCTATGGTCTTGGGATTGATTATTGTTGCAGCAGGGACTGCCGTATTTCTAAATGCACAACGCTCTATGGGGGTGCAAATCGGTGTTGGTGAGGTGCAGCAAAATGCCAATTTTGGGTTGTCGCAACTTACCCATGATCTCAGGCATGCTAACTTAAATGTGCCGACAGAACAAAGAGTGAATAATAAAGACACTGGCTCTGGTATTATTTTTAATTTAAATAATTTACCTGCTCGTTTAAGTGGCACAGATGTCAATTTACTCTCTAAACAAGCCAAAGATGAAGATGTAACCCAGTCCAAAAGTGACCAAATTACTATCCAATTTATGCCGCAATATCGCGTTGAGGAAACGCTAGACAAATCGTCTGATGAGCAAGCTAGTCAAGCAGGTTCTATTGTGACCAAATCAGGTATTTATAACTGCGAAGGCAATGAAATTAAGTTTGAAATTAAAAGAACCAATAATGAAGATACACAATCATCAGCCTTAAAACCGATTATTGTGCAGCGTTATTTTCTACAGGCACTGCCTCAAACAACGGTTGAAATCCAAAAAAATACGGACAAACGTTATGCTCTTTATTGTGATTATGGCTACTACAGCAATGATGATACTCAGATTCAAGGTTTGGGAGAAAATGCTCAAGTATTGATGCGAGACATTGATGCATTTCGTATTCAACTTGGGGTACAAGCGCCCAATAAAAACTTGAGCTACATGAGCATTGATCAATATATAAAACTGATGCCGGACAGCATTAAGCACTCTTCTGAATTTTATAACGTGATTTCAATCGAAGTCGGTCTTCTAGCAAGAGCACATTCTGCATTAGCCTCCCCAGAAGCGCAGTTAAATAAGCAGGTCTCTTTTCAATTGGCTGGATCTGAGATTGAATTAGATTTAATGAAGACTTCAGTTTCTCAATTAAGACAGGTGATTAGTCAGGCGGTGGGGTTAAGAAATACATTGGGAGCAATCTCATGA
- the pilV gene encoding type IV pilus modification protein PilV: MTKYQQGVGLIEVLVSLILLAIGVIGFIALQMRAISSSAEASQIVLATNLAHDLSERMRMNRDGFKFYGKTQKQVESCLNVFCNAEQMATYDFDQVNRRAIDLGMSIKILDCPGAILKRQCVYVAWGTTTATNNESDRDCTKGTAYAPKAQCIIVETYNYE; the protein is encoded by the coding sequence ATGACTAAATATCAACAAGGTGTAGGTTTGATTGAAGTTTTGGTTTCCTTGATTTTGTTGGCAATAGGGGTAATCGGTTTTATTGCACTTCAGATGCGAGCAATTTCCTCGAGTGCAGAAGCAAGTCAAATAGTCTTGGCCACCAATTTGGCGCATGATTTATCTGAACGTATGCGAATGAATCGGGATGGTTTTAAATTTTATGGAAAAACTCAAAAACAGGTCGAGTCTTGTTTGAATGTATTTTGTAATGCTGAGCAAATGGCGACGTATGATTTTGATCAAGTCAATCGACGTGCAATTGACTTAGGTATGTCTATAAAGATTTTGGATTGTCCAGGCGCGATTTTAAAACGTCAGTGTGTTTATGTTGCTTGGGGAACTACCACGGCTACAAATAATGAGTCTGATCGTGATTGTACTAAGGGGACGGCGTATGCGCCTAAAGCACAATGTATTATTGTAGAGACTTACAATTATGAATAA
- a CDS encoding pilus assembly FimT family protein, producing MNRAQGFTLIELIVTISVIVILTTIVTPSMVKLIRKQQLASDARAIVESLIGYRSEAILLRKNYQVSFNGQSIHHLAQLGKHTEWDSIPIQTITFNMFGALVESSQCFVIQHKSDTSYKAVIVVNKNGAIDYDRSRSSCPEFS from the coding sequence ATGAATAGAGCTCAAGGTTTTACGCTAATAGAGTTAATCGTAACGATTAGTGTTATCGTCATACTCACCACGATTGTTACCCCTTCTATGGTCAAATTGATCAGAAAACAGCAGCTTGCGAGCGATGCTAGAGCTATTGTTGAATCCCTTATTGGATACCGTTCGGAAGCAATTCTGCTCAGGAAAAACTACCAAGTTAGTTTCAATGGGCAATCTATACATCATTTAGCTCAACTCGGTAAACATACCGAGTGGGACAGTATCCCTATTCAAACAATCACTTTCAATATGTTCGGTGCTTTAGTTGAAAGTTCACAATGTTTTGTGATCCAACATAAAAGTGACACCTCCTACAAAGCAGTCATTGTGGTGAATAAAAATGGGGCTATTGATTACGATCGATCGCGTAGTTCATGCCCAGAATTCAGTTGA
- a CDS encoding IS5 family transposase (programmed frameshift): MRYQKLNHFSDSEFKRLVGVPRQVFTEMVEVLAKAESLKKKSGRPHTLALEDQLLLTLNYLRNYNTQLELAAHYHIAESNVNRTIKKVEDALMKSRRFTLPKRSITTADEHFNWVIIDATECSIERPKKNQSKFYSGKKKKHTLKAQVIYHPKSKQIIGLDLSSGSQHDIKLARKTIAKFKHCEYVITDLGYHGLEERGFKLLTPIKKKKNYALSDIEKKYNKIIGEIRIVIEHINRQLKTFRILSERYRNRRKRFGLRINLIAALANRINLQ, from the exons ATGAGATATCAGAAATTAAACCATTTTTCAGATTCTGAATTCAAACGCTTGGTTGGCGTACCTCGGCAAGTTTTTACTGAAATGGTCGAGGTGTTAGCAAAAGCAGAATCACTTAAAAAGAAATCAGGGCGTCCTCATACATTAGCGCTTGAGGATCAATTGTTGTTAACGCTCAATTACTTAAGAAACTACAACACTCAGCTAGAATTGGCGGCGCATTATCATATTGCTGAGAGTAACGTGAATCGAACCATTAAAAAGGTTGAGGATGCGTTGATGAAATCAAGGCGTTTTACGCTTCCGAAACGATCTATCACCACAGCAGATGAACACTTTAATTGGGTTATTATTGATGCAACAGAATGTTCAATAGAACGT CCCAAAAAAAATCAGAGTAAGTTTTACAGTGGTAAAAAGAAGAAACATACGCTCAAAGCGCAAGTGATCTATCATCCAAAGAGCAAACAAATCATAGGTCTAGATCTATCGAGTGGTAGTCAACATGACATTAAATTGGCAAGAAAAACGATTGCAAAATTCAAGCATTGTGAATATGTGATTACTGATTTAGGGTATCATGGACTAGAGGAGCGTGGATTTAAGCTATTGACTCCTATTAAGAAAAAGAAGAATTATGCCTTATCTGATATTGAGAAAAAGTACAATAAAATCATTGGAGAAATACGAATTGTGATTGAACACATCAATCGTCAATTAAAAACATTTAGAATATTAAGTGAACGCTATCGAAATAGACGGAAAAGATTCGGTTTACGCATTAACTTAATAGCTGCACTGGCAAACCGGATAAACTTGCAATAA
- a CDS encoding IS630 family transposase produces MPQWKQQYGEDHILYIDESGINTNETAEYGWSPKGQRCHAFKSGGHGTRLSMISAVRSNAPFKFTQPLVFHGSCDRNIFVCWLEYLLQDLKQKDDQTKSYLLILDNTSIHKGRVIDDLAARYQIRIVYLPAYSPDLNPIERAWSVLKSKVRHMVALSNQTLPDALDIAFKMM; encoded by the coding sequence TTGCCTCAGTGGAAGCAGCAATATGGTGAAGATCACATTCTTTATATCGATGAATCAGGCATCAATACCAATGAAACCGCAGAATACGGTTGGTCTCCAAAAGGTCAACGTTGTCATGCATTTAAGTCAGGTGGGCATGGCACGAGACTCAGTATGATCAGTGCGGTCAGATCAAATGCACCATTCAAGTTTACTCAACCTTTAGTTTTTCACGGTTCGTGTGATCGGAATATTTTTGTCTGTTGGTTGGAATATTTGTTGCAGGATTTAAAGCAAAAGGATGATCAGACTAAGAGTTATTTGCTGATTCTAGATAATACATCCATTCATAAAGGTCGAGTAATTGATGACTTGGCAGCACGATATCAGATAAGAATTGTTTATCTACCGGCATATAGTCCTGATCTAAATCCTATTGAGAGAGCATGGTCTGTCCTAAAAAGCAAAGTCAGACATATGGTTGCCCTTAGCAATCAAACACTTCCCGACGCTTTGGATATTGCATTTAAGATGATGTAG
- a CDS encoding IS630 transposase-related protein has product MPKTYSVDLREKAMQFYKESKHKSKTCEIFNIARTTLDDWILIEQQTGQLKQPKSPNVGRPSKILDLQAFDAFVKTTPFTQAKDLIPLFEQKFGYSVGYHVILKALNKMGWTRKKRVFSTNKPAS; this is encoded by the coding sequence ATGCCAAAAACATATTCTGTCGATTTACGCGAAAAAGCCATGCAGTTTTATAAAGAGTCAAAGCATAAATCGAAGACGTGCGAAATATTTAATATTGCCAGAACCACGCTCGATGATTGGATCCTGATCGAACAGCAGACTGGTCAACTCAAACAACCTAAGTCTCCAAATGTAGGACGTCCCTCAAAGATTCTGGACCTGCAAGCTTTTGATGCATTTGTAAAAACAACGCCATTTACCCAAGCTAAAGATCTTATTCCTTTGTTTGAACAGAAATTCGGTTATAGCGTTGGCTATCATGTCATTTTAAAAGCTCTAAATAAGATGGGTTGGACGCGTAAAAAAAGAGTTTTCTCTACAAACAAGCCTGCAAGTTAA
- the tnpA gene encoding IS66-like element accessory protein TnpA, translating to MDLKTVIDTAPTLKKPRRTFTAEFKHQLIQQCQQPDTSVAKVAMQHQINANLLHKWIRQSRSMVPSLTISSIPQTDFLPVILHPTPVKQEAPPPPVPEKKATAHIRIPLHDEQGSVRDQMIEIEWPVESATELLLLLQGLIK from the coding sequence ATGGATTTAAAGACAGTTATAGACACTGCACCAACGCTAAAAAAGCCCCGTCGAACCTTCACGGCTGAATTTAAACATCAACTTATTCAGCAATGCCAGCAGCCAGATACATCGGTGGCTAAGGTCGCAATGCAACATCAGATCAATGCCAATCTGTTGCATAAATGGATTCGTCAGTCCAGATCAATGGTTCCATCATTAACAATCTCATCCATTCCACAGACCGACTTCCTTCCCGTCATTCTTCACCCGACGCCAGTCAAACAAGAAGCACCTCCGCCACCTGTGCCAGAGAAGAAAGCTACCGCTCATATCAGGATTCCATTACATGATGAACAAGGTTCCGTAAGGGATCAGATGATCGAAATCGAATGGCCGGTGGAGTCTGCAACTGAATTACTGCTTTTACTTCAGGGCTTGATCAAATGA
- the tnpB gene encoding IS66 family insertion sequence element accessory protein TnpB (TnpB, as the term is used for proteins encoded by IS66 family insertion elements, is considered an accessory protein, since TnpC, encoded by a neighboring gene, is a DDE family transposase.), translating into MIRIDEIWLSTQPMDMRAGMDTAMAQIMKAFGSIKPHCAYLFCNKRGHRMKVLVHDGLGIWLCARRLEQGKFHWAKVHQGENVALSPEQLQALIQGLPWQRIGRQQVVTML; encoded by the coding sequence ATGATCCGTATCGATGAAATCTGGTTGTCTACCCAGCCCATGGACATGCGTGCGGGTATGGATACGGCCATGGCGCAGATTATGAAAGCCTTTGGCTCAATCAAACCGCATTGCGCCTACCTGTTCTGTAATAAACGTGGTCATCGTATGAAAGTGCTGGTACATGATGGACTGGGCATCTGGCTGTGTGCCAGGCGGCTGGAACAGGGAAAATTCCACTGGGCTAAAGTTCACCAGGGTGAAAACGTAGCTCTCAGTCCAGAACAGTTACAGGCACTAATTCAGGGTTTGCCCTGGCAGCGCATTGGACGACAGCAAGTGGTAACAATGCTCTAA
- a CDS encoding transposase family protein: MPQKSQYKDLKKQKKSYSGKKKAHTFKVQAIIHYRTQQVLSLCTSRGAVHDFELFKRNLHQIPAGAFILADKGYQGIYAVYPNSLLPLKAKKHCKLDPELKIYNQEINKRRIGIEHVFGSLKTFKILAERYRNRGKRLGLRFNLIAGIYNMELSEK, encoded by the coding sequence ATGCCACAGAAATCCCAATACAAAGACCTAAAAAAACAGAAGAAAAGCTATAGTGGGAAGAAGAAGGCACATACTTTCAAAGTACAGGCCATCATTCATTATAGAACTCAGCAAGTTCTGAGTTTATGCACAAGTCGTGGTGCTGTACATGATTTCGAACTTTTCAAGCGAAACTTGCATCAGATTCCGGCAGGTGCCTTTATCCTTGCAGATAAAGGCTATCAAGGGATTTATGCAGTATATCCGAATAGCTTATTGCCTCTAAAAGCAAAGAAGCACTGCAAACTAGATCCCGAGCTAAAAATTTACAATCAAGAAATCAATAAAAGAAGAATTGGAATTGAGCATGTATTTGGCAGTTTGAAAACCTTTAAAATCCTTGCTGAGCGATATCGTAATCGAGGCAAAAGACTAGGCTTAAGATTCAATTTAATTGCTGGAATCTACAACATGGAACTGAGTGAAAAATGA